From the Bacteroidales bacterium genome, the window TCTATATTATCTCAAATACCTACTGGGAAGCTGAATATATTCATACGGTAGATGCTCAGCAATTTAAATGTGCATATTGGATCAAAAGTAAACCAAAAAAATACGCTGGGAAGATTTCTTCTTTTCTTGGAGAGTTAGTGGAAAAACCGGAAGCGTTGACCATCCTTCGCCGGAATGAGATAATTTAGATAAACTTCAGAATACCAAGGCATATAGTTGATCAACCAGATCGGCCTGAAGTGGTCATCTTGCTAGTTTGTTCCATCTACTTGAGAGGACTACTATTTTGATGAAGATTTTGTCAGAATCAGACAAAACCTAGCACAAACCTAGCACAAAAGAAAACCACCTATACAAATGTGTGTATAAGTGGTTGATTATTAAGTAGCGAGAGGGAGAATTGAACTCCCGACCTCATGATTATGAATCATGCGCTCTAACCATCTGAGCTACCTCGCCATCATGTTTTTGGAACCGGGTCGCGTACCGGACTCTTTCGGGCTGCAAATATATAATTTTTTTGGATTTACAGCAAAGGGATTCAGACCGGGAGTTAGTCGCGGGGTTTTCGTATATTACAAAATGCAAGCATTGGAAGAAGTCAATGATGGGAATTGTTTCGGATAAATTGGATGCTGTCTGGCAATTGATTATATACCTGGGGGCCTTCGGGATCGTGGCTGTGGCGGCTGGGAAAGTGGCCAGGGTATTTCAAAAGGTAAAGCTGCCGCTGATCACCGGATTCCTGATTATCGGCCTGTTTTCAGGTCCGGAGGTACTTGGACTGATTGAAAAGGAGGCGCTTTCAGAGCTTGGTTTTGTCAATGAAATAGCCCTGGCATTTATTGCTTTTGCAGTGGGTTCGGAACTATACCTGAATGAGCTTCGGAGCAGGATGAAGAGCATAATCTACATGATGATCACGCAGGTGATCATCACCTTCATTCTGGTTAGCCTGGCCATGTTCCTTCTTCTCGATCTGATCCCATTTGCCGGGGAGATGAAAGCGGCAGCGCGGATTACTGTTGCGATGCTGGCCGGAACCATTGCCATTGCCCGCTCGCCCGCTTCTGCCATTGCCATTATCAATGAACTGCGTGCCAGGGGGCCTTTTACACAAACAACTCTTGGGGTGACCGTTTTAAAGGACTTCGGGGTTATTATTTTTTTTGCGATTATTTTCACGCTTTCCAAATCCCTGGTCCGGGAAACGGCATTCAGGCCCATATATATTTTGCAGGTTTTGCTTGAACTGCTGGCTGCATTTGGTTTGGGTTTCGTGGTCTGGCTGATGCTCCGGGCCATCCTGTCGCTGAAGGGAATGGTTCCATTGAAAAAGGGCCTGGTGCTCCTGACAGGTTTTTTAGTTTATCTTTTCACCAAACTGGCGGGGGATTATTCCGGCATGCACGGGGGACCGGAACTTCATATCGAACCACTGCTGATCTGTATTATTGGGAGTGTTCTGGTGACCAACTATTCGGTTTACCGGAATGATTTTACCAGGATCGTCAAGGAGCTGGGACCTTATGTGTATATCCTTTTTTTCACCCTAACCGGTGCCATGATCTCCCTGGAGGTGGTGGCTGCCCTGTGGTTTATCACCCTGATTATATTTGGTGTTCGGCTGGTCTCCCTGTTCCTGGCTGGATTCAGCGGTAGTGCACTGGCCGGGGATCCTTCCATTTTCAGAAGAGTATCCTGGATGCCCTATGTGACTCAGGCCGGGGTAGGAGTTGGACTGGCTACGATTATTGCTGTCGAATATCCCGGATGGGGAACTGAGTTTGCAACAATCATGATCTCCGTGATCGTGTTAAACCAGATAGTGGGTCCCCCCCTGTTTAAGTGGGCGCTTCACCTGGTTGGTGAGGTTCACGTAAGGTCCGACGGAAGTTATGATATGCAGCGGAAGGTGCTGATTTTCGGATGGGAGAATCAATCCCTGGCGCTGGCCAGCCAGCTGCGCAAGCAAAACTGGGAGGTGGAATTTGTGGTGACGGACCCCACCGTGGAGGCGATCGGGAACAAGGAGTTTCTGGTTCATGAGTTTTTGGGAACAGACCATCTGTCTTTAAGAAAATTCAATACAGAGAGTGCCGATACCATTCTCTGCCTCCTGTCGGATGAACTTAACTATGCTATTTGCGAAACAGCATATGAACATTTTGGTACCAGAAATCTGATTGTCAGACTGAATGACCGGGAGTACTACAAGAAATTTCACCAGATCGGGGCGATGGTGATCGATCCGCCCACGGCCATGGTTTCCCTGATGGAACATTTTGTAAGATCGCCCATTGCCACCTCCCTGTTACTGGGAATGGATGAGAGTCAGGATTCCATTGATATTGAACTGAGGAACTCGGATTTCCACGGCCTGACCCTGCGGGATTTTCGACTTCCCTCCGATGTGATCATCCTGTCGGTGACACGGGGCGATCACCCGATCATTTCCCATGGCTATACCCGGCTTCGGCTGGGCGATGTGGTTACCCTGGTGGGTTCTAATGAGAGCCTGGACAGGGTCAGACTTAATTTGCAAGGATATTAGACGATGAAAAGCAGATCTTACCTGATAACGATGATACTGCTGCTGGCGGGAAGCTCCTGCAGCCACAAATATGACGCAGGAACACTGGGCCTGGAGTTTTATCAATGGAACCTGTGGCAGGATACCGGGGCGGATCCGGGAAATGAGCTGCCTTCCTGCGGCTGGGAGGAGCTGCATCGCGGAATGGGTTTGCTGGTAAGGATCCCGGCAACCATTGAGGAACATTTCCCGGGAACGGAAGAGCCGGGTGTTTACTGGTACCATTGCAGGTTTACGCTTCCCGAACAATGGGATGGCAGGCCTGTCTCGCTGATTTTTAAAGAAACGGGTCCGACAGCTTTCGTATTTCTGAATGAGATACGGGCGGGTTTTTTCCAGGGAGAGGAGGGGGTCTTTGAGCTGGATGTATCAGAAAGTATTTTTTATACCAGGGACAACCATCTCAGCCTGAGGATCAGCACTTCCGGGGGAGTAAAGTCGGGGAAGCATTCAGGTATTAGCGGTACCGTCCTGGTTCAGCCGGCCACCGGTAAAGAGGAGATCCGGAAACTCACAGAATAAAATCCAAGGAGTTATGGGAATCATATTGAATAAAATTGAAGAGAGAAGGGTCCTGGTATCGGATGGTGCCTGGGGGACCTTCCTGCACCAGAAGGGCTTAAAGTCGGGCGAATGCCCGGAACTCTGGAACCTGGACCGTCCCGGGGATGTGCTGGATATCGCCCGTTCGTATGTGGAGGCGGGTGCAGATATCATACTGACCAACAGCTTTGGCGGTAGTCCGTTGAAACTGGAGAGGTACGAACTGGAAGACCGGTGCTACGAACTGAACAGAAGTGCTGCTGAGATTTCAAAAAGAGCAGCGGGTAACAGGGTCCTGGTGATGGGCTCCATGGGTCCCACCGGCAAGATGGTGATGATGGGAGAGGTAAATCCGCAAGAGGTATATAAAGGTTTCAGGGAGCAGGCCAGAGGGCTGGCCGACGGCGGGGCCGACGGGATTGTCATCGAGACCATGAGCGATCCCGAGGAGGCGCGGATAGCGATCGAGGCCGCCAGGGAAGCAACTGAGCTCGATATTGCCTGTACCTTTACTTTTTCCTGGAACCAGGACGGAGCCTACCGGACCATGATGGGTACCGATGTGGGAGCCTGCATGGAGATGGCCAGATCGGCCGGTGCGGCCATCATAGGGGCCAATTGCGGGAACGGGACCGCCGGGATGATCGAGATCGTCAGGGAGATTCGGGCACTGGATGCTTCCATACCGGTGCTGGTCCAAGCCAATGCCGGGCTGCCGGTCTACCGGGACGGGAAGACGGTATTTCCCGAATCGGCCGGCGAAATGGCTTCGCAGATAAAAGAGCTGGTAGCAGCTGGTGCAAATATTGTGGGCGGGTGCTGCGGGACCACGCCGGAACATATCCGGCGCATGGTACAGGTTATCAGTGGCCTGTAATAAATCCGGACGGTTTATTTGATCACTTCGTTGCGCCAGAGGTCCAGGTGGTAGGAGGGACCGTCGGCATTCCAGACTTTGGAGACAATATCTATATCGCCATCGCCATCTACATCGCCCAGCTGGGCATCGTGCCAGCCCGGGTTGTCCAGGTGGATGATATATGGTGTGAACTGAGGGAGCCTGGCCCCGTTACTGTACCAGATCACCCCCCGTTCTTTGAGTCCCCGGGGCTTCATGGCCACCAGTCCGTCGCTCTCCATATAGACATCGGGGTCTTCCTGTTCACCTGCAAAAATATCGGGAAAGCCATCCAGGTTGAAATCGGCCACTCCCAGGGAGTGAAAGGACCCGGTGCCCTCTGTATCTCCGCTGCGGGCAGGCGGATCGGGCAGCTGGAAGGAGGTCCATGATTTCTCTTCTCCCCCGTTTTTTACCCAGTAAACATGAGATCCTCCGGTGTCGCAGTGACTGTATACAATGTCATTGATCCCGTCGCCATCCACATCGGTGATCCATGACCGGGTGCTCCGGCCATAGGAGGCATGGGGAACCGGCACAAAGGGCCAGAGGTGTTCTTCCCAGCTTCCCGTGCCATCCCCGGGATTTTCGTACCAGAATCCGGGTATAATTACATCCGGGTCCCCGTCTCCATCCAGGTCTCCGTGGCCGCATGGTGCTGTGCCGCCATGGTCGTGGTGCCCCGAGCTGATGATGTGCTCGCGCAGGGTATTGGAGGTGTTGTACCAGGCCAGTTTGTTTCCATCGTAAACCAGGATATCCATCTCCCCATTTCCGTTGATATCGACCGTGGCCGCATCGTGCCCGCCGGCCTTGATCAGGGAACCTTTCCAGGGAACATCGGGATAGTCGGCCAGGATCCCGGGATTCCTGAACCAGATTCCATTGAACATCACATCCATCCATCCGTCGTGATCGATATCGATGGGGGTGCTCCCCAGGGTATTGGCGAAGGTCTCACCGGAACCCACCAGGTGCTGGATCCAGAGAGAGTCGTTGATTCGTTCATACCAGTAAGCAGACAGGGTATTTCGTCTGGAAATGGCCACATCCAGGTCGCCGTCGCCATCATAGTCTGCCAGGGCGGGGCCACCGGTCCCCCAGGATGATCCGGGAAGCACCGGGTCAATGCTAAAGTGCCTCCAACGGGCTTGGGATTGCTCCTGGGACTTCAGGGGTGAAATGGCCAGGGCAAAAAGAGAAAGAAAGGTCAGGATTTTCATGGATGAACTGCTTTCCAATAAAAGTAAGCAAATCTTCAGAAAACTCCTCTAAAAGGACATGTTCATGTAAAGGGTGGGGGTGAAGGGAACCGCCTCGGCATGGATGCTGATGCTGGTGGTCTGGGAATCGGGGATCAGGATCACATTGGAGTACTTGATGTTCTCGTGATTGAATACATTCAGTACCGAGATCCCGGCCTCGAAGTGGTAATTCTTCACGTTCAACCGGTAGATCAGGGCCAGATCGAGCCGGTTGTAGGGATAGCGCTCTTCCTCCACGTAGTTATCCACCAGGTCTTCTATGCTTGCCAGGGGAGTACGGAACCCGGAACCATATACATAGTTGGCGGAGAGGAAGAAGGGACTGAAATTCAGCAGGAGGGCCCCTTTGATCTCGTGGCGCTGGTCCTGGGGGGCAAAGCGGTAATCCACCTCATCGGGCATGTAGGGGAAGTGTTCTTCGGTTCTGCTCCAGGTATAGGAGGCCCATACCTCGTGTTTCCGGAAATACTGTTTTACCAGCAGGTCCGTCCCGTACATGCGGGCATCCCCCTGGTAGACTTCCTGGATCCCCTCCCTCCAGAGATCCACGTGGCGGGCGATCCCGCTGGTCGTTTTATAGAAACTCTCCACTCCCAGGGTGAGGCCTCCGCTCCGGAAGGTGAGCCCGCCTGCCAGGTGATTGGCTTTCAATACCGGAACATCTGTGTTATTGCTGATCTCCCATAAATAACTGCTGTTGCCCAGTTCGTCGATCACCGAGGTCTGGGAAATAAACTGCCTGTAGATGCCTGCGGCACCATTCAACCTCCAGCGATCGCCCAGGTCGAAGGAAAGCTGGATCCTGGGCTGGAGGTAGATCTGCTCGAGCTGGACGGGATAGTCGATCCGGATACCGGGCCGGATGCTCAGCCTGGGTCCGGGCCGGATCTCATCCTGCAGGAACATCCCTACGCGGTGCGACTGCTCGGCTGAACTGCTGACCGTGTTCTCCAGACTGTTTTTCCGGAATGCCACACTTTCATAGGTATAGTTCAGGCCCGTTTCGAGCATTTGCCGTTCCGAGAGGGGGATGCGGGTTTTATTTTTGATGCTGTATTCAAGAACATCATTGTAAAACAGGGCCTCCCGCGATGGCAGCATGTTTCCTCCTATGCCCGCGTTGCGGGTAACGATCTGTTTTTCAAAAAGCTCCCTGTTCAGGCCTGATATATTCATGGAAAGATGGCTGTTCACCCCCTTGTTCCAGGTCCTTCCATAGAAAGCCGATCCGCCCCGCTGCCGGTTCTTTTCCTGCACTTCCTGGGAGATGCTCACGATATTCCGCTCCTGTTCCACTTCGTAGGAAAACTGGTCTCTGCCATCGTAGAGACTGATGAAATAATCGTCGCCCCGGCCGGAGGTTCCGGCATATTTCAGGTTGAAATCGCGGAAGAGATAGTCGGGATAGACATTGATGTCGTACCTCCCTCCGCCCGGCCGGCTCCCGCTGATGATATTCAGGTCCTCCGCATCCAGCAGATTGTAGTAAGTTTGCCGGTAAGCAAAGGTCAGGGACGAGCGCTCGGTCAGGGGCACCCCGGCCATGCCGTTTATCGTCATGTTGTTGATGTTCAGATTTATGGAAGGCTTGTGGACCGAACCGTTGATCCCCGAGATGTCCACGCCCCCCCCCACCCGGTTGTCGTATTCGGCCGGGTAGCCCCCCTTGAGCACCTTGATATCCTTGGCCATATAGGGGTTCACAAAACTGATGTTGTCGTTGAAGTTCTTCAGACCGAAGATCGTGAAGCCATCGAACATAATCTTGCTATGCCCCGAATAGCTTCCCCAGATGATCAGTTCGGTGGAGCGCTCGCCGGAGGCCAGGATGCCCGGTTGGAGGCGCAGAAAATTAAATACGGCATTGTCGCCGTTGCCCGGCAGCCGGTAGGCAATTTTGTGATTCAGCCGGATAATCCCGGCTTCTTCCCCCGACTGTCCCGATCGCTCAATGAGGCTTCCTTCCACCACCACCTCTTTCAGTCCGATGACCGAAGGGGTGAGCCCGAGAAGGTAAACAGTTCCCGGAGAGAGGATCGTGTCCTGTATATAATATCCCAGGTAGGAGATGGTCAGATGAAAGAGGGAGTCGCCTGAAACAAAGGAGAAATTCCCATTAACATCGGTCACCACTCCCGATTTATTGATGATGACATGCGAATAGGGAAGGGTTTCCCCCGTTTTGGAATCGACCACCCTTCCCGCCAGGCGATAGGTTTTTATCTCTTCAGGGGGAAGTATCCTGTAGATCGTAAAGACCTTCCCGATCTGTTTGAACTCCAGGGGAAAATCTTTGATCAAAAAGCGGATGGCCTGCTCCGGACTTTCGAAACGATTATCTGCTGTAATCTGATACGAGGAAAGTAAACGGTCGTCGAAGGATAGCTGAACCCCGTAATCCTTCACCAGGCTCAAAAGCACCTGGTTGAGAGGCAGGTCTTCTGCATGAATCTCTATGGATTGGCCGTATAGCCGGACTTGAGAAAACAGAACCGAAATCAGCAGGAACCCGATGATTCTATTCACCGGAAGGATAGACCAGATATGTGTTCCCGTTCTGACGTTCATATTCCAGATCAAAGGGCAGGCAGAGCAAAGATAAGATATTCTCTACCGGTTGATTCAGGGAAAAATTCCCCGAATATACCTGCTGCATCTCCACTGGTGTTTCAATAACAATGCCAAACTGACGTTCGATCTCTTCAAACACAAGTCGCAGGGAAGTGGAGGCGAACATAATCAGGTTCCCGGTCCACCCGGGAGTGTCGGGAGTATGTTTAAGCTGGGTCACTGAAAATCCACCTGAAGGTTTCAGCACACTTCTCTCACTGGGCGAAAGGTTTATGGAACTTCCTGAGATAGATTCGCTTACGCGGACCCGGCCGGTATGGCAGGTCACCATATAATCCCTTCCCCGTGCAAATACATTAAAGGTGGTTCCCAGGACCTCGGTAGTCGCAAAAGAAGATACTACCCGGAAGATTTTTCCTTTTTCCACGCTGAAGAAAGCCTCACCCTCCAGTTTTACTTCCCTGGAGATAAACCACCAGTAAGGGTGATAGGAGAGACGGGTGGAGGCATTGAGCTCCACATCAGAGCCATCGGGAAGCTGCAGGGAAGTATGAACTCCCTCGGGGCAGAAGGTTTTCACGGTATAAAATCTCAAAAAAGCGGAAACAGAAAGAAGGAGAAGGAAGGAGGCGGCCATGGCCAGCCACTGCCTGCGGGGCAGAAGAGGCCGCACCAGAACCGGTGAGGCTTCCTCCCGGGTCAGCTGTTTTTCAAGATGATCCCACACCTCTCCCTGACTCTTTTCCCAGGCAATTTTTGAATGGGAAAAGAACAGATCAGAAAGTCCGTCCGGATCAATCTTTTTATTCTTATGTATGTTCTCCTGTATCATCAGGTAAGTAATTCTTTTCTTAATCGTGCCAGTGCCCTGGAAACCCTTTTCTCCACGGCTTTGACACTAATGGATAGTCTTGTTGCAATCTCCTGGTAACTAAGCTCCTCGGTCCTGCTCATCAGAAAGGTGATTCGCTGGTTTTCAGAAAGCTTCATCAGCACTTTTTCATATTTCTCCTCCAGCTCCCGGTATTGAAGTTCCTCTTCCGGCGTGCTGTCGTTCGGTTCGAAACGGATCTGTGAGGGAGCCTCTTTCCGGAGCTTTTCTCTCCGGGTAAAACTCACAAACAGGTCGCCTGCTATTTTATAAAGAAGGCCCGTATCCTTCCCGGCTTGCAGATCCATCTGTTTTTCCCAGACTCTCATAAAGGTATCCTGTGCCAGATCGGTCGAGACCGTTGTATCCCCGCTGCGATAATAGAGAAATCTTCTGATATCTTCAAAATAGAGATCGAATAGGGTTTTAAACTGCTCCTTGGTCACGGGTTCTGCTTCTGATTGCTGTACAAAACTACATAATGTCAATGAACTTTTTTAAATAGGAGACCGGTTTTCGGATTGAATCCCGGCCTCCATGCTTCCAATTAACCAACCTTATGATTTACCACCAGCCCTTATTCTGCTTCATATGTTTGTTATGGCGCTGGAATCCTTTTCCAAACTGGCCACTATTCAATTCGATCTCTTCGGTCACTCCATCCTTGCTTACCTGGGCAATGTTGTCGCATTCACCCGTGCCATAGTCGATGGTCATGGTCTCACCGTCCCTGGTGATCTCCGCGATCCCGCTCAGGGGCCACCTGCATGAACGGTCTATCAGTAAGGGTTCCATGGTGGTTTTTGCAAAGCGGAGTTCATCGTTGACGGTGATGCTTCCATTGCGGCTCAGCAGGAGCAAATCATCGCTAACTTCAGGTGTTTCGAAGCCTTCCAGCCACTCTCTCTCACCGGAGAATTCCCGTACGATGGTAAACAGCTCTCCCTGATTTTCAAAGGTCGTGGTGGACAGCGACTCGAAGGAGATGACCCAGTGGTCCGATTCATTGAGGCCCTCGTTGGTATAAGTGGCGGTTTTTGAAATCTCCCTTTGCCCCATAGTCAGGTTCTCAAAGGTCACTGTATAAACGGCTCCTTCATTGAGGATGGTATCTGTCATGTGGATACTTACAATCCCTTTTTTCTCCAGTCCCATTCTTCCTGTACAACCTTCACTGTAATTGATGGTAATGGTTTTGGGAAATTCATCGCTGTCAACGGTGACCGTTGCACAGGGAGGAAAATTGTTCCCAAAGAAAAGGTGAGATCCTCCCACCATCATTCCGCCCTCGAGCATATGTCCGCCAAACCTGGCTGAGGAAATATCACTCTCGAGGGCTTCTGCCGATTTCAGGTCGGCCACTTCCTCTTCGGCCATGGTTATGTTCCCGTCCAGTTCATCAAAGCTGGTACCAGACTGTTCACAGGCGGCAATAAAGAGGGCTGCGATCAGCCCAATTGCGAGCATCCATTTCTTATTCATCACGTATTTTTTTTTGTTAGTAAAACTGTTGACTATACTCCTATACCGTTTATACGGCGAAATACCCTACCTGAAAAACACGTTTTTTAAAACTAAACGCCGGATTTATGCAGCACAGTTCTTTTTGAAAATAAGTGTCCGAGGGGATAGGGTGTTTTTGTATTTGTGCATCCTCTTATACAGAGATGTTGCTAAATACATTATATTTCTACTATAAAACCTGATACCATGAGAACTTTAGCCCTGATTGCTGCCTGCTTACTTTTTTCTCTCCCCTCCTTTGCCCAGACCCGGGTGGTAAAGGGGAAGCTGACTACCTTTAACCAGTACCCGGTGCAGAATGTGGAGATCGCTTCCAAAAAGGCCAAATCCACTGTAATGACCGACTCGCTGGGCCAGTTTGAAATCGTTTGTATGGAAAAGGATGTGATTTTGATTAAGGCCAAAGTGTTCCAGGCGCTGAGTAAGAAGGTGGATGCCGGGGACGACTATGTTTCGGCCAACCTGATTTTCAGGGACACTCCCAGGAACCGTGAGATTGCCACCGGACTGGGTTATATCTCACATGAAAATCTCACCTTTGCCCTGGCCCATATGGCCGATGAAAACAATGACTTTTGCAACTACAGTGATGTTTTCACCCTGTTGAAGGGGAAGTTCCCGGGTGTTCAGATCAAGACCAATTCGCTTGGCTCCGATGGTGTTTTTGTGAGGGGGGATAAATCGTTGTACGGGGATAATGAAGCCATTTATGTGGTAGACGGAGTCAGAGTGAGCGATATATCTTTTGTGAATCCCTGTGAAATGTCGACCATAGATGTCCTGAAGGATGGCGGGGCTGCCCTCTACGGATCCCAGGGCGCCAACGGGGTGGTAGTTATCGAAACCAAAGGGCACCGGGAATAGGTACGGCGGGTTTCCGGTACTATCTTCCTTATTATTACCGGTTTTTTAAACCATTGGCCCGGAAAAGGGTCTAATAATTTGAACTAAAATTACAAGCAGATGCGTTCCCTGATTCCTGTCATATTCGGCCTCTTATTCTCCTCGGTGACTTTAGCCCAGACGCGGGTGATTTTTGGAGAACTGACCGCCTATAATAAATACCCGGTTGCGAATATCGAGGTGAAGGCCCAGAAGAGCAAGGCTTCTACCAGATCGGACAGTCTTGGCAACTTTTCCCTGGTCTGCCAGGAGAAAGATCAGATTAAGATCAAAGCTGAGACTTTTAAAACGGTGAGCCGGAAAGTAGACAAGAATACAGGCGATACTATTCGTATCAACCTGGTCTTTATGGACTCAAAAAAGAACAGGGACCTGGCCATCGGATACGGCTATATGGAGAAGGAGGATCTGACCTTTGCGGCGGATCATATGCAGCAGGAGAACAACGAGTATTGCAATTTTTCGAATGTATATGAATTACTGAAGGGCAAGTTCCCGGGTGTGGCCGTAGATGGCACCACCGGTTCCTACCGCGTTTTTATCCGGGGGGCCCAGTCGATTAACAGCTCCAGTGAGGTTCTTATGATTGTCGATGGCTCGACCGCCGCCAGCATTGACGGGCTGAATCCCTGTGATATCAAATCCATCGATGTTATCAAGGATGGCATGGCCTCTATGTACGGTTCCAGGGGGTCCAATGGTGTTATATTAATAGAAACTAAGCGGGGCCATTGATTTTTTGATTTATTTTGGGTAGAAAACTATGGATTATGCTCAGAATGAATTTCTACTGTGGCACGGCTCTTCTAAGCCTGCTGTTCTTTTTTAGCTCTTTCTCTTCCCCTGGCCAATCGGCCCCCTCGAATGAGATCCTCAAATGGGAGCAGGATATGGCGGTCTTCGATTCACTTAATCTTGCGGAACACTCCGATGCCAATACCCTGCTGGTGACCGGCAGTTCCAGTGTACGTTTGTGGGACTCGATCCACCGGGACCTGGCTCCTTACCAGCTTATGCAAAGGGGTTACGGCGGTGCCAAACTGACCGATTATAATTATTATGCCGAACGCATCATAAAACCGCATGCCTTTAAGGCTATTGTGGTTTTTGTCGCCAATGATATTGCTGGTGAAGAGAGCGACCTTCCTCCCAGGGAGGTCAGGCGGCATTTTCAGGACCTGATGGAGCAGGTGCGGATGAGAAATCCCGGCACGCCGGTCTGCTGGGTGGAGGTAACGCCCACCCCCAGACGCTGGCATGTGTCGCAGCAGATCCGGGAGGCCAGCAGGCTGATCGAGAAATATTGTAATCATCACAGGGACCTGCATTTCATAAACACCTATGATTATTTCCTGACTCCGGAGGGCTTGCCCGACTCTGCCTTATTCAGGGAAGATATGCTGCATCTGAACAGAAAGGGCTACCTGCTCTGGGCAAATATTATCAAAGCGTCGCTTGAGGAGGCCGGGATCAATCCCTGATTTTAAATTCGGAGCAAGCTTCCTATATTAGGGGGATGAAAGAGAGACGCACCCTGCTCAGCTATCATGATCTGACCGTGGAGGTCGAGACTACTCCCGGGAAGGAGCTGCTGGACCATATGCATCAGACTGTCATGGGTCAGCCCGGGGGCCTTCAATACCATCACACAGACCTGGAGGACAGGATGAAATCCGGCGATGAGAATTATTTTATGTATCTCCGGAAGTCGGGTAAGATGCTGGGTTCGGTGGGTTTTGTCGGCAAACCGGGCCATACCGGGGGCGTGGCGCATGACAGCTGGCTGATCCGTTACTTTTCCATCAAGGCACCGATAAAAGGAGTTCCAAAAAAGAGGAAAAGCAAAGAGGATCTGCAGGATGAGAATAAGCGGAAAA encodes:
- a CDS encoding TonB-dependent receptor plug domain-containing protein: MRTLALIAACLLFSLPSFAQTRVVKGKLTTFNQYPVQNVEIASKKAKSTVMTDSLGQFEIVCMEKDVILIKAKVFQALSKKVDAGDDYVSANLIFRDTPRNREIATGLGYISHENLTFALAHMADENNDFCNYSDVFTLLKGKFPGVQIKTNSLGSDGVFVRGDKSLYGDNEAIYVVDGVRVSDISFVNPCEMSTIDVLKDGGAALYGSQGANGVVVIETKGHRE
- a CDS encoding TonB-dependent receptor plug domain-containing protein, whose protein sequence is MRSLIPVIFGLLFSSVTLAQTRVIFGELTAYNKYPVANIEVKAQKSKASTRSDSLGNFSLVCQEKDQIKIKAETFKTVSRKVDKNTGDTIRINLVFMDSKKNRDLAIGYGYMEKEDLTFAADHMQQENNEYCNFSNVYELLKGKFPGVAVDGTTGSYRVFIRGAQSINSSSEVLMIVDGSTAASIDGLNPCDIKSIDVIKDGMASMYGSRGSNGVILIETKRGH
- a CDS encoding GDSL-type esterase/lipase family protein, which encodes MLRMNFYCGTALLSLLFFFSSFSSPGQSAPSNEILKWEQDMAVFDSLNLAEHSDANTLLVTGSSSVRLWDSIHRDLAPYQLMQRGYGGAKLTDYNYYAERIIKPHAFKAIVVFVANDIAGEESDLPPREVRRHFQDLMEQVRMRNPGTPVCWVEVTPTPRRWHVSQQIREASRLIEKYCNHHRDLHFINTYDYFLTPEGLPDSALFREDMLHLNRKGYLLWANIIKASLEEAGINP